The following nucleotide sequence is from Pseudomonas sp. S09G 359.
GCCGGCGGCAACTGGGCGAGCTGCTCGAGGGCGCGCTTGCCGTCTTCGACGGTCTGGCTGTCCGGCGGGACGATGCGCGCCGGTGTGTTGCAGGCGGCCAGGGCCAGCATGGCCAGGGCGAGCAGGGTTTTTTTCATCAAGGGGGACTTCCTGTGGGTCATGCTGCTCACCTCCAATAACCGGGAAACATGCTGATGCGCCGCTTGAGGGACAGCGGCAAACGACGCTCAAGATGGCCCAGCCGGTAGCCGAGCAATTTGAATGCACTGCGCACCAGCACTTCGGGGGCGCGGTGCAAGGCTCCGGCCTTGCGCAGGGCGGCGAGTTCGGCGAGCACATAGCGCTTGCCTTCGCCGCCGGCATCGCCAAACGCCTGCCTGATCCACGGTTCGCGGCCGTAGAACACGCCGATGTCGAAGTAGCGGTGAAACTCATCCATGAGTTTGTAATCGTGGGAGTGATACACCCGCGCCGTGGCGGCGTAGCGCACCTTGTAGCCTTCCAGCAGCATGCGGGCGGCGACGTAGGCGTCTTCGCTGCCGATCACGTCGGCGGGGAAACCGCCTACGGCCTGCAACACGCTGCGCCGGTACACCGAAAACGAGTCGGAGCTGAAGCAGGTCTTGATCCCCAGCGTGGACGCGTCGGCCAGGCTTTTGCTGCGGCTTTGCTCCGGGTAGTTGAAGTGCCGCGATTGCGCGCCAAGCACGCCGGCGTCGGGGTGCGGCAGTTGGCGGCCATAGGCCACGCCGTTGAGCGAGTCCTGTTGCAATTCATCCAGCAGGTTGGCGAAGGTCTCGGGGGTGGCGGGGATGGCGTCCTGGGTCATCACGAACAGCGCCTCG
It contains:
- a CDS encoding glycosyltransferase family 2 protein, producing the protein MRTSLIIPTRNASSHLARLLPALKMQTLQPDEMLVVDSASSDDTVARFREFGARVEVIDARDFNHGGTRRWASEQVGGEALFVMTQDAIPATPETFANLLDELQQDSLNGVAYGRQLPHPDAGVLGAQSRHFNYPEQSRSKSLADASTLGIKTCFSSDSFSVYRRSVLQAVGGFPADVIGSEDAYVAARMLLEGYKVRYAATARVYHSHDYKLMDEFHRYFDIGVFYGREPWIRQAFGDAGGEGKRYVLAELAALRKAGALHRAPEVLVRSAFKLLGYRLGHLERRLPLSLKRRISMFPGYWR